The Lycorma delicatula isolate Av1 chromosome 8, ASM4794821v1, whole genome shotgun sequence DNA segment CCTTCTAGattattctttcttcattttctcccTTCTTTCTTGAGGCTTCTCTACCAGTTACTACATCTTTCCAagaactttattaatataaagggTCAGTGCAGATTATACAAAGCCATGATTTTTGTTACTgaacaatattcattttaaatattctaatcatCTAGTTCTGTAAAAGTacagttttaatgaattaaaagttatttataaataaatattatttgtttaatatgtcacataaaacattaatagatatcaaattaaacttttaaacaataattttattttacagtcgaCTGTCCCTATTTTTAATCCATGAACTCAGTGTTTTGTTgtagatattaattaaacaactgtaatcATTACTCTTTGTTTTTTGCATCGTTATTACTTCAATAATACTGTGTGATAAAgattataatatgtaattcatTCATCAACAAAAAAGTTTAGTTCTAGTGTGTTTAgtcattgaaattttattatcattattgttactTAAATTGTAATCATCATTGTAATACTCTGAATGTAATTGGAATGAAGtcaattgcttataaaataataaaatttaattcgtcATGAAGTTTAGTCgcaattaataaaagttaaccGTTTATTACATAATGGTAATTTTCTTACTACGTAACcagtttttcaatatttgttattatattcaaGATAAGAACActtattcttgtaattttaactacaaatgtttgacaatttcattatatttggTTCAAGAAACTATTATGGTATGACTATTAATTCTATGAACTGGTATTcttagtcttttttttaagttgaatgtTAGATAGATTTATAATAGCTGTGCAATTTCGAACTGAAGTCAGATTTCTGAagttctgatatttattttcattccagtATTCAATAACTAGAAAGTTATCAGCCAAATACCAAAATTGCTTAAAGTACAATACTGCATTTAAAGTGCAAGATTGTATACAATTCTAGCTTTCAGTGATATGCAGATTCAATTGTTAAACAGACACTTAGGAAAaggaaatatatctataaaaaaaaaacaaaagaaaacaatttttaatgtttcaaaaataatattagtttgatATTCTAGgtcaataaaaaactttaataatctttaaaaaactgGATTCTGATTTTCTATAGATTGCTGAAGATTGGCATGTGTTGCTAATCGTTTTGTAGTACCTCCAATCCTATCAAAAGGTGATTTTCCACGACTAGTACCAAAGAAGTTCCATTCAGCTGTTATCCCAAAGCCTTCTTCATGGTGgcacaaattgataaaattcttgtATTAAACAGCTGAACCATCACTGAAGTAGTGTACATGCTTTATTTCAGTCACTGTCTTAAAGTATTTGATCAGTTTAGTCAAAATTATATGAACAGCAGCGATTTGGCGCAGACAATCAGTGACCGTGCAAATGCTAAGATTCTGAAGCtcatttttattgtagtaaaacatGAATGGATGCAGCGCAGCTTGCCTGTTTTCCCAATGGAATCCCTGTACAgcatcttgaaaaataaatgaataggtCTCAGCAAAATCCATCAGGATAAtgattaccatttaaattttccttcaattGTTGTAAATATGAACTttgatattttgaaacaaaatggtGACTTGTCAAGCAAAAAACCTTTAAGAAAAGCTCTTCAATAAAATTCTCCATAGTCACCTAATGCGTCTACAATGTGTCTCTGTCTGTATGAATCCACTGCTCATCCAGTTTTTCCAGGATACTGTTCACAATGTTGTAGGCATGCAATCCTTAGATTTTTAAGCTGCAGACAGTTTTCTCAATCAATACTGTGTAGTCATCCTTGATAGATATTGCAGCTATCATGAGATTAACGTTTTGATGAATGATATAAACACAAACTGAATGTTTCCAGCAGCACCAACTGTAATGCACCACTTTGGCCAAAGTTCACAAAATATTGAGAAGCCTGTTTGATGACCATAATGTGCAGTAAGCTATGAATTGAACAGAAGTAGATGTTTCTGCATGTTGACTTTCTTTACCATTGatcctaattgaaaaaaaatgttactctcTTGGACGTATTGGGAAAATTCATAATCTTCAAAAATTTGAGAACCCGTTGTTTAATATCATCCTTcaattttttcctcctttttttggTGTCACCAAATACCAGCTTCAGATTTGAGCTTCCTGGTGTGCTTCACCATTCACATTGAAACCTGGAATTCATCAGCTATTTTCTCAATATTCTAAGCTACTGGGTACCAATGTCAAAATTTGAACTTGTGGGAAGTTGAGATCAAAAGTTTGACATTGAACTCTTCAATCAGGATATCCAGATCTTTATGTCCTTGAAACTGCTTACTCTGAAGTTTGCATTACATCAGTAACATTCAAACCAGCTACAGTTGCTGCTGCAGTAGCAATAGCATCTTCTGTTCTTACTTTCTGTTTCAGGTAGCTTTTTGAATCCTGTTTGCTGACATATTTAAGCTTCAAAGGAGAGATTCCGAGTGGTGACAGTGAGGCATCCATTCTTCCAGAAGGCTCTTGCATTTCCACATCACTAGATTTTGATTCTGGTTGATCATCCTTTGGCTGAATCTCTCTTTGATCAAATTCTTGCTTACATTATGGCCATAACTTTTGACCAGGCTTGAAGTCATAATTTGTTAAAGCTTTTAATCGGTCAGCAGAATCAATATCAATAGGCTGTAATCCTTTCCTGGCTTTGTGCAACTCTTTTCCAATTGGATTACAACAGCCTTTCTGTAAGAATTTAAACTTTGTCAGCAAAACAGCTTTATGATAGGAATATATGTCAGCATCTTCATTAAAGCTAATTCCAGATTGCCGCTGTAAAAGTTCTTTGTCCATTGCTGACAGTTCTTTCACAAGCAACATAAAAGCTTTTCCATAATTAAACGTTAAAGACTTGTGGCAGGGGCCAAGAACTtcactcattttaaaacaattcaaaacacaGTTACAACTGTGTTttgaattgttattattgttatctatttgaattattgttatctacagataacaataaatatcagAACTGATCGCAGAAGCTATTCACCACTAATAACTACGCTAACTCACAAAATGTTGATGCTTATCAAGTAACCAATGATGCTTATCAAATAATAGCCTTTCTTTAACAAAAAGAGCATTCTGGAATGTTCTAGAAGAAAtggaattttccaaaatattcctgaaatttctgtaattttctgTAGAATGTTCTCTATTCtccattaattttagaaaattaattttttcagattggCCTAGAAAGTTCTACAGTAGTCAAAAATTTTCTGATACActgcaaattgttttcaagatattgtaaattttagaacattctttacgaaatctaataatattgtaaaacaatgaATGTTTTTCCACCTTCAGGTGTTTTAATTAACTAGAAATATCCGCAGATTAAAAATCTATCGCATGCAAAAGATTAACTAGCTTTGGAAAGCTTTTTTACCTATAATAATATACAgttcaaaaaagaaaatgcatGGATTATGTTGTTTAAAAGCTACCCTTTCcacctattataaaattaacaaaatttgaaaaggtATACCTGAGATAAAAGCCTTCAAAGAGGGGCCAAAACTAGTGATAAAAAATCTTTGACCAAATTTGATGATGGATTTCTCCTGACATAAGATTCCAATCGCTTTGAAACTGCAGGATCCTACACGTAAAAGCTCAAACTTTGACTTCCAAAATGTAGAGACAATTTTTTCGCTGAATTTCAACTGATATATTTCAAAACCAGGTTGCAAAAGAAACTTTTGACTAACATATTCGGATATAGCGTAAAAAGTTAACCGACAGTACCAAAATTCAAATCTGATACAGCGATACATAAAAGTACAGTGTTACAACGTACATTGTTACACTGTAATAATGTAAAGATATGGTGttaatcaaagataaaaatttttacatgtgtTAAGAAACTACAAGTAAGTACCAAGaggccacaaaaaaaaaatcagctgcaaTTTGATAAATTGGCATTTCAGGCCATCTCCACCAAAAATTTGTGGGGATGGTCATCTGGGGTCGATTTTCAAAAATGGACCACTTGACATGGAGTGACCCATCGTATAATTATTCAAGAAAATCGGTATGtagcataatttaatatttgaatatgatATTTCCCCCTCTCTACTTAATACATaagatatcattatttttaaatttaatgatctttaaagaaaacttatttcagtttgtatttagagtatttttactttattcaaggcctgataatttaaatattcagctGATATTGTATACAatgttaagtttttgttttatgcttGTCTAGATGTTATACACTTAGTTATTGGAAAGTGTAGtgtgttttttaatatctagTCGCGCACTAAGTCTTATGTAGAaccattaatgtaaattaattttagtcgTGTGTAGAATCAAATTGAAGAGCAGACCCAACAACTCCCTGCCTTACCTCACAACTCGTAATATACTCCCTATTCACCTTACCTCTGAGTAATGCCCCTCCAAGACTGCTTGAGAGTGTCAGTTGTATAAGTCTGATGAATTTTCTAAGTATTCCATAACTTTCTAGGGCATCCAGGGGTATTatgctatttattttatcaaatgtcTGCTTAAAGTCGATAAACAGCATATGCAGCTCAATCCCGTATTCATAACACCTTGCAGCAAAGATCTGATCAGTAGTAGTTCTCCCTATTCTAAAACCCCTTTGGCATTCTTTAGTAATCTCTTTTGCAaatgaatttattcttttttcgtCAATATGCTAGAGAATATTTTATAAGCGACATCCAGGTGAGCGATTCCCCTGTAATTGTCGCAGTCCTtcttatcacattttttaatatatcgggtATATGAGCTCTTTCCACCACTCCCTTGGTGTTACGTCATGTCCcagattaaacaaattaatttatacagtcaatttcattaattttcagtttcatattTGAACATCTCTGGTATTATGAGGTTCTCTCCTGATGCCCTGCCATTTTTCTGTCCTCGCACTGCATTCTTCACCTAGCAAAAGAAGGTCTCTCAACTTTCACTGCTGTTggtatgttgattttttttcactcttCCATCCGCTATGAGACTTCATCGTGGTATAAATCCTTAAGTATTTGACCGATCTTTCCAGTATTTTTCCTTCTTCATTTATTGTGTTTCCCTCTTTATCACTACAGACTGTACTTTTAGCTTGAAAAATctgttttcatcattttaattaatctgtagaatttttttatcttatctgcCTCATTATGCTCCTAGATTTCCTCCAGTTTCCTTTTCATGTCTTCCTCCTCCTTATCGGTATACTTTTCTGTCTCCTGCTTTCCATATATCTCTCTGTATTTAATCGTTTATTTCTTTGCAGCATTACAACCGAATCGCGATTTTTTTGTGCAATCAACTCTTCACATTTCACATCAGATCACTCCACTTTTCTTTCAGTGCTCttcacttgtttttttaaattttttattatacaccgCATTTCATCCTCATAATACTCCTTTATTTGTGCTTCTTTCTCCTTCCTCTTTTCTTTCCTTTAGCATTTCCTGGTACTCTCTTTCTCGCTGACTTTCACCTTAAAGTTGTGTAAATTCCTATGCCTTTTCTTTCTCTGTACCTCTTTTTGTATTCGATATTTGTTTCTGGAATAGTAGTTCTAACCGTATAACGGTCAGAGTTGCAATTTGAGTATCTGGCTACTTTGATATTCTTGACATTAATGATTGTTCCATTGCTAGGTCGCCCGACGATCTTTCGTTGTCATTTGTTTACTCATACGGTGTATGCTTCCTTGCTGCTGCACGTAGAAAAATTTTCTTCTAGAAAGTCGAGCCTCCTAGCAGGATAAGCACTTCGTACTTCGGTACAGTGCTATATTCTCTGGCCAAGTATTCATAAAATGCACCTTTACCCCTTCTGTGGCTTGTTTGGTAGGGGCATATGCAGAGGTCATCGATACGATTCTAAAATGTCCTTTCAGCCTTTCTTACGTAGACGGCCCGATATTCGGATCAAATGCCAGTAACCCGTGTATTGTTTCAGCACTCGTTATGAAGGCGGTACCGTACTGACTTTCAGCATTACCGTTATACAACAAGTTATAATAGTGTTTATTTGGCTGCTTACTCTTCATCTAACTTGTAATGCCGTATATAAATGtcatgattttcattttattgcccAATTTCTGCCATTTTACCTTCATCGGCGTTGCTCATTCTGCGTTTATCATATATTTCCTCTTCTATTATctttttcctttgttattttcCGTTATTCCAGTCCCATTCCAAAGCTTGTTCGGTTTCACAGCAAGTTGCTTTTTAAAGGGAGGAGCTGCTAACACCACCCCAACCTCCAACCACAGTGATGGAGGGTTTTTGTTTGGAGTTCCCTTCTCCTAGGCAGAGGGGTTTCACTACAGCTCACAGAGCTTCCCCTACCTTGGATTTTATTTGGGTTATTTGCCTTGGTTCTTCCACCTCTTCTGTCgttggaaataaaaacaaaaatgaaagaaaagataataatttatcgGAAGTAATTAGGATTATAGtcacaaaaagtttaatttaatttggatcattaaaaaattaaaaaatgtcttattataCGAAGGGCGGAATTGACGCATTGCTTCCTTCATAGTCATGTTCTTGTCACCAAAATCTCAAACAGATTCTTTGTAAAGCtagaaaaacgtttaattttattaacagtcgACAGTTTCAGACTGTTtgcgatgaaatgggcgaaaatataaatggttatcgcgagggaaagtgttaacccggttagTGAAATTGCtggatgaattaaatataattttccaggATAtacattctcaatgtttttacaggtGTTAAGTTAGCAGTTGAGATTCACGATCAGCTTATCGAAATATCTGCTATAAAAAACGTTACGACTACAATTCACATCTTAAGATTTAGGTAGCTTTTGGTTTTCTCGTCGAAACGAGTATGGAAATTTactcacagaagcattgaaaatattaattcctttttccACGTCTTATCTCCTTGAAAATGGTTTTTCGTGTATGTGTTTTTTTCGTGCGTTAAAAACTAAGTGTAGGAATCGTCTTTTgttacttgaaaacaatttgcttttatgTGTTTCCGATATAAATCCACGTAATGAAGAAacgttgaaataaaaaacaacgcAACTGATTcagtagtttaattttctttacatatttacttataaatgtaagtaaaatgtttatttatttatttttttttgtcttcattcatttgactggtttgatgcggatctcgaagattccctatctagtgctagtcgtttcatttcggtataccccctacaaccctaacaatttgttttacatattccaaacgtggcctgcccacacaatcttttccttctatctgtccctacACTATTTTAAGCGACTATtgcaggatgtcttaatatgtggcctataagtctgtctcttcttttagctatatttttccaaatgcttctttcttcatctatttgccgcaacacctcttcatttgtcactttatccacccatctgatttttaacattctcctatagcaccgtatttcaaaagctttctaatcttttcttctcagatactcctatcgtccaagtttcacttccatataaagcgacactccacacatatactttcaaaaatcttttcctgtcatttaaattaatttttgatgtaaacaaattatatttcttactgaagtctcgtttagcttgtgctattcggaattttatatcgctcctgcttcgtccatctttagtaattctacttcccaaataacaaaattcttctacctccataatcttttctcctcctattttcacattcagtggtccatctttgttatttctactacatttcattactttcgttttgatcttgtttattttcatgcggtagttcttgtgtaggacttcatccatgccattcattgtttcttctaaatcctttttactttcggctagaattactatatcatcagcaagtcgtagcatctttatcttttcaccttgtactgttactccgaatctaaattgttttttaacatcattaactgctagttctatgtaaagattaaaaagtaaccgggatagggaacatccttgtcggactccctttcttattacggcctctttcttatgctcttcgattattactgttgccgtttggttcctgtaaatgttagcaatcgttcttctatctctctatttgaaccctaatttttttaaaatgctgaacattttattccagtctacgttatcgaatgttttttctaggtctataaatgccaagtatgttggtttgtttttctttaatcttccttctactattaatctgaggctaaaattgcttcccttgtcccctatatttttcctgaaaccatattgatcttctcgtaacacttcttccactctactCTCAATGTTTATACGGgtaataaatgatttcattgttGTTTATAGTAGGCAAATTTTGTGCGATCTCCCCTTTCATCCCGTATCACCGCggcccaggttgagaaacgctgttcTAATAAGATTAATCCCGGCACTAAAGTTGTGTCTCTGTGATTATACAGAAACTGAAGTGGTTTTCATTCAGTTATAGAGATACTTTTTCCACACATactttttgattataaataattcaaattagtaTTTTTGCGCACTTGAAGTTAGGCTACGTCCATTATGGTTTCAACATTCAATTAGATACATTATcagagaaaaaaaaggtttttcattgactatatatatatatatatatatatatatatatatatatatatatatatatattataatttaatatatcattatatattattataatatatcattataattttatttggaatgtatatagtattaaaataaattgggtaatgttattttttaggtGATCAATTTTCCGTATTAATATCATACAATACAATGtactttgtttttcttataagcTGAAGGTTTCTTATTTGTACTGCCAAAGAGATTTATACAGATGTTATCTTACTGCTGCACCTCTCTATTACACGTCTTCCTTCTATTCTTACTATGACAAtgaattggaaatttttttccgaTCCTCTCCCTAATTTGTTTGTCCTTCcgcaaatttatatttttcgagATAGCTTTATAATCTcctgtaatatatttattctacaaaaaatgaGAGAATTCAATAATCTTCCGTTttactttattgaaaataatttcctttgACAGCTACTCACTTCTGCCGACATTCAAAAGCTTTTACATTATTCTTGAAACCCGTTTGTGTGCATCTTACTTCACGGTATATCGATCAGTTAATGCCTCTTACTGTAAGGTGCCGGTTACATTAATAAAGAGACGTTGTTTGTAGGttagatatttgtttatttgatttaattataaaggGTGTAAAAAGCGAGCAATGTTATGGTAAagtgagtaagttacaatagttgctGAAAGTGACCTCCGTTATGCGATTCAGATAATTAAATACGGCATCGCATGTTCTTAAACACAGTTGTAACGTTTCTTTAGAAATTCCAGCGACGCATCGTTCAATTTAACTCTGTAATTCGGGAACGATGTGAGGTTTAGTTTTGTAAGCGGCATTCTAAAAGTATCCCGACAAGAAAAGGttaggaggggataaatcaggagaccgaagGGGTCGCAACCCCTtcaaaatcacttgtccatgaaagcACTTATCCAGGAAATTCCTAGTGTCGTTGGCTGTATGAACCGTACCATTTTCGTACTGAAACTATTTGTAGTCTAGCCGGTCTGCacgtatagtgtttacaaattgttggaCCATCTGTATTTAGCGCTCGCTGTTCACTGTGCTGTGAAAGATTGCACACCAAAatacccactttttgtccgtgcagaggtGACTCAACTCTACAGCTGACGTGGACTTTCCGTACACTAAATGCGTGAATATTATGCATTCGCGTATCCATCAAAGTGGAACGCGCCTTGTCAAATCGAAACCGACCATCGAGTTCTTTCtctctggcgttacagatgataTAAACCGCTGAACAGTAAACTACACGTTTTACAGTGTCTGCAGTTGCAACTCGTGAACAACGCGAACTCTGTACGATTGTATCTTTAAACGCTTGCGCGATGCCGTGACCGACGGAGAGATTAGATTGGCTAGATAAGCGCCGCACAGACTTCTTAGTTTGCGCAGTTTGCCCGTCAATCGACTTTTCTAGTATAACGGTTTTGATCGACCGCTTTCAGGTGCATCTGCTTCATTCCCTTTCTCCTGGAATTGGTCGTACGCCGCTTGATATGGAGTacgtttggtgcatccacaccatacttttctgctAAGGCATTCTGGGTCCGGGCATAATGGCACATCTAATATATCGGTAGagaatgaatattctctgctggaTTGTGTAACccgtttttcctcaattaaacctgctACAAAAGAAGGGAGggaacattcttccataaggttgcattATTTTTTGGACAcccgttatttatatatatcattaattcataatttatgtcGACAGTTATACAATATTTACATCGAACacttaataattatttgcattattattattattattatgcttttacggccaacatgggaccacttaagtcaattttagttggatcttttctgagaaaagcgtgttattttactctttcgagctgcccagtatttcttcatccgttcagatcttgctttcttttcttcatccgtaaacaccctcttcgttgtattttgtcgtttgtctgtcttttgtttaaatctaatgctcttatcttttagctttgtaatttttccagttttattctgtaggtcagtcagggaaattcccaattctttcatatcttctctaatttctttgatccatcctacttctagcttttggaaccagagcttttcaatgatatttcttgacagtcttgtttccggtgtccttatgagatgaccgaagaaagagattctttttttccgcatagtatcagtaacaggctctatttctcgatacaccacctcatttggcacaatccaccatcggccttatttttggtgtttttttattgatacacgttctgacaattctcctctctattttcagaattttttcaattcggtttttctgagtgattttgaaaagggtctcgcttccgtaggtgacttctggctgtactacagttttataatgtttaagttttgttttagcagaaaggcattttttgttatatgttgaccgagttaatttttgggatttaatcattttatttgtcctgttttgccatgtcactttttcatttaaattataagttattatttcccctagatatttaaattgttttactattttaattttctgattgtttaccgtaatgtgctctattaccagaggatctatggccatcagttcagttttttcgaaagagatatgaagccctatcttttgtgctaggttttgaaggctcatgatttgtgttttggcttcttgaatattatttgctaaaagagggaggtcatctgcaaatcctaggcaatttagtgcgatggagtttttcttagtacccgtttttatatttttgggatttatttcatacca contains these protein-coding regions:
- the LOC142329538 gene encoding ARL14 effector protein-like produces the protein MSEVLGPCHKSLTFNYGKAFMLLVKELSAMDKELLQRQSGISFNEDADIYSYHKAVLLTKFKFLQKGCCNPIGKELHKARKGLQPIDIDSADRLKALTNYDFKPGQKLWP